From the Montipora capricornis isolate CH-2021 chromosome 2, ASM3666992v2, whole genome shotgun sequence genome, one window contains:
- the LOC138029975 gene encoding uncharacterized protein, which translates to MAEDSEEMFVWGDDFDAILAILEEDEAIDHHFTSVIKETQTQEIVCNKCGKKYKTRGGYERHTLAKHSQDSRGAATPFSNSLLEGTVAIAVRNVNAAGVFAENLRKELSSYVYQPLSESSDEYSFLKTLYDDFTKSGNLDKYYSKYYAKVPLRSTTFFSGLSRNAATVLSTKVADSLIAFNKKERESTNTTTTTTILNERDIAGLQYLGGYVLHKLYRKHAKANTKESQQAMAILKAGKLEESTHGATTQKLITSLNRGGLWSITMPAQRIFVKIEKHFRLLTPNINLQGINLSGITRKAITDSDILSNFDLMVADASIESGSHVRKDVLYSIVKLYVRVRAFSVSKDVIQKYKLLTKQAKTKSLRKELSMNQEEPRQD; encoded by the exons atggcggaggactcGGAGGAAATGTTCGTGTGGGGAGACGATTTTGATGCTATTTTGGCGATTTTAGAGGAAGATGAAGCTATTGATCATCATTTTACATCAGTTATTAAAGAA ACCCAGACCCAAGAAATTGTTTGCAACAAATGTGGAAAGAAGTATAAGACAAGAGGTGGCTATGAAAGGCATACATTGGCGAAACATAGTCAAGACAGCCGTGGTGCAGCGACGCCATTCAGCAATAGTCTACTCGAAGGAACTGTGGCTATAGCTGTACGAAACGTCAATGCAGCTGGAGTATTTGCGGAAAACCTTAGGAAAGAACTAAGCTCCTACGTTTACCAGCCTCTTTCAGAGAGTTCTGATGAATATTCTTTCTTAAAAACACTGTATGATGACTTCACAAAGAGTGGAAACCTGGACAAGTACTACAGCAAGTATTATGCGAAGGTCCCTTTGAGATCCACTACATTCTTCTCTGGTCTATCCAGAAATGCAGCTACCGTGTTATCCACTAAAGTAGCTGACAgtttgatcgctttcaacaagAAGGAAAGAGAGAGCACAAATACCACAACCACCACAACTATTCTAAATGAAAGAGATATAGCTGGCCTTCAATACCTTGGAGGATATGTTCTGCACAAATTATATAGAAAACATGCTAAGGCCAATACCAAGGAAAGTCAACAAGCTATGGCTATACTCAAAGCTGGCAAGTTAGAGGAAAGTACACATGGTGCTACTACTCAAAAACTTATAACATCCTTAAACAGAGGTGGACTGTGGAGTATTACAATGCCTGCACAGAGAATATTTGTAAAGATTGAGAAACATTTTAGACTGCTAACTCCAAACATCAATTTACAAGGAATAAATCTTAGTGGTATTACACGCAAGGCAATAACTGATAGTGacattttatcaaattttgatttaatggtAGCAGATGCAAGTATCGAATCAGGCAGTCATGTAAGAAAGGATGTTTTGTACAGCATTGTGAAACTTTATGTTAGAGTTCGAGCATTTTCTGTCTCCAAGGATGTAATTCAGAAGTACAAACTTCTGACAAAACAGGCTAAAACCAAGTCCTTACGCAAGGAATTGTCAATGAACCAAGAAGAACCACGACAAGATTAA